ATCTGGGTTAAGGGAACCATCAGTGCCATGACAAAGGGCACGGTCACCCGGGCCTGGGCCAAGCATCATCACCCGCTGTGGTATCGCTCCATGAGCAAATAACCCCACGGAAAAGTAGTCCAAACAAAGGAAGTTGCAGGAGACACCCGGCCCCGATTGTAAGATTGGGGCCGGTTTTTATTTCGACTTAGGAAACGTAAAGAATGCCAACTCCCATCATTACCGATGGCACCATGGACCGCATGGTCAAGGCGCCTCGGGTGTTGCTGCCCCAAGGTGCTGGCCTATTTCGTGATCGGGCAAACCGGTTTGATGCGATCGCCACCCGCGACGAGACAGGCGCGTATATGCGTTTTCTGGCCCATGTCTGCCGTGGCCAGTGCAAGTCCTATGATGCGCGCCCCGCCCAGCGTGTGTCAGAGCGCGCGATCTCCAATAGCCGTGAACATGGCATGCCACCGCTGTCGGCCCATGTCTTTCCCCGCGATGCCGCCTGGCGAGACGATCTCTCAGACATCGCGAACCACGTCAAAGCGGCCCTCGCGGGAACGAATTCCCAGGCCGAAAAAGTCATGTCTGACTTAATCACCGATGTGAAATCCAACCCGGCAGAACTCGAAGCCATCGCGGATCGATTGATCGCCGGCATGTCCTTGCCAGAAGATGGGCCCAAGGTCCCGTTTGTGGGTGCGGCGCTTCAGGTGTATTTCACGCGGATGGCGGCGACATTGTCACCGGAAGATGTTGGCGCCTGTGATGTGGCCACCGTCTGCCCCTGCTGCGGCATGCGGCCCACCATTAGCATGGTGCGCATCGATCCCGAGCGTCAGAACTATCGGTATCTTGTTTGTTCTCTTTGTATGACCGAGTGGAACCTGGAGCGTGTGAAGTGCAGTTCGTGTGAAGAAGAAAAGGGCGTCGGCTATCTGACGATTGATACAGAGGGTCAAAAGCCAGCAGATGCCCTGGTGCGGGCCGAGACCTGCGATGAATGCAAGACTTACCTGAAGATCATTGTGCAAGAAAAAGACCCAAACGCTGATGCGCTGGCAGACGATTTAAATAGCCTGGCCTTGGATGTCTTGGTGGATGAAAAAGGGTATGCTCGGACCGGTCCCAACTTGCTTTTCTATCCAGGCCACGAATAGTCATGAACACCAAGGTTCTGCCCGGTCCGGGCGAATCCAAAACAAACCAGCCAGGCGAAACTCTCGCTGGCCCCCGTCTGCAACTACCGTCAGTCGATCGCCTGCTGGGCGATCCGGGACTTGCAGACATCATTGCCTCGATCGGCCGACCATTGGTGAAACGGGCCGTTCAGGAAACACTTGAACACTTCAGGCAAGCCCCCAATTCGCAGGGGCCATCGCAAGAGCGCTTCATCTCAGAGATTCACGAGCGATCCTGTCAGAGTGTGGCGTCTCGGCTGTCCAACGTCATTAATCTTACGGGCACGGTGATTCACACCAATCTTGGCCGGGCCCTGCTGGCCCAAGAGGCCATCGATGCCGTGGCTAAGTCGATGCGGGCCTACAACGCCTTGGAGTTTGATCTCTCAACAGGTGAGCGGGGTGATCGCGATAGTGTCGTGGAGGCATTGATCTGCCGTCTTACGGGTGCAGAGGCGGCCACGGTCGTGAACAACTGTGCAGCGGCTGTGTTGCTGTCTTTGGTCGCCCTTGGTGCCCGCAAGGAAGTCATTATTTCGCGTGGTGAGCAGATTGAAATTGGCGGTGCCTTTCGCATGCCCGACATTATGCGTGCGGCCAATTGCCGCCTAGTGGAAGTCGGCACCACTAATCGTACCCATCTTCGAGATTTTGAAGAGGCCATCACGGAAAAATCGGGTCTGATTGTGAAGGCCCATCGTTCCAATTACGCCGTGACCGGATTTACATCGGAAGTGGGCGATGAGGCACTTGCCAAGCTCGCCCATGACCACGGCCTTTTTTATATGGTCGATCTCGGTTCTGGTGCGCTAGTGGACATGAGCCGTTGGGGCCTGCCGCGTGAGCCATTGCCATCGGACAGTCTGGCCAAAGGCGCCGATGTTGTGATGTTCTCGGGGGATAAATTATTGGGTGGCCCGCAGGCCGGGCTGATTGTGGGTTCCAAGGCCGCGATTGCGAAGATTAAAAAACATCCATTAAAGCGTGCACTGCGTGTTTCTAAAGTGGTGTTGTCCGCCCTGGAGGCAACCCTGCGTGTGTATGACTCGGAACATGCTCTAGAGAATCGGCTTCCCGTGCTGGCGTTACTTACGCGAAGCCGCGATGACATTCGTGCAGCGGCCACCCGAATCGCCCCAGCGTTGCACAAGATCGCAGGCGAAGGGTTTGAGTGCAGCATCATGGATTGCGCCAGTCAAATTGGCAGCGGGGCGCTCCCAGAAGAGCGGCTGCCCTCGGCAGCAGTGTGTCTGACACCAATCGCGGGTCGAAAAGGCGTGGGTCGATTGTTACAGCAGACGTTAGCGAAGTTTCGCGCACTACCCACCCCGGTAATTGGCCGCATCAAAGACGACTGCCTGATTTTCGATTGCCGCTGTCTCTTGCCCGCCGACGAAGCGCTACTCACGTCACGATGATCATTGGCACTGCAGGCCATATCGATCACGGAAAAACATCCCTGATCGCACGACTCACTGGCAAGAACACCGACCGACTGCCCGAAGAGAAGCGCCGGGGCATTTCGATTGAGTTGGGCTATGCCTACTGGTCGGATGGCCAAGAGCAGATCGGTTTTGTCGATGTTCCCGGGCACGAGAAATTCGTGCATGCCATGGTCTCGGGTGCAAGTGGGATTGACTATGCGCTTTTGGTGATTGCAGCCGACGACGGACCAATGCCCCAGACCCGCGAGCATCTGGATATTCTGCGGTTACTGGGGGTTGATCGTGGGGCCGTGGTGCTCACCAAAATTGATGCGGTGGAGTCGAGTGTTGCGGAGATCGCAGTTGCTGCAATTGCTGAACTACTTGCTGGACAGCCCGCAGAGCACTGGCCCTTGTTTCCTGTATCGAGTCTGACCGGCGAGGGTATTGATGGCCTGCGTGCGCATCTGCTAAACGAGTCGCGCCAGTATCAGGAACGTGCGAAAGATGGCCAGTTTCGACTGGCCGTGGATCGGGCCTTTACGCTGCCAGGGATCGGAACCGTGGTGACGGGTACGGCCCATGCCGGCGAAGTGGGGGTGGGAGATGACGTTGGAATCTTTACCCCAGGTACGGCAAATGGCGCCATGCGATCAGCCCGTGTGCGATCACTGCATGCCCAAGATCAGCCCGCAGAGGTCGGCCGGGCAGGCCAGCGGTTGGCGCTCAATCTGGTGGGTCTATCCCTAGACCAGGTGCCGCGCGGCAGCTGGGTCAACGGGGTGGGACTAGATAACGCCGCCACGCGCTGCGATGTGGTGATGCAGATTTCAAACGCGCATGATCGTGTCATCGGCCAGGGCCTTCAGGTCCACCTGCATCATGGGGCCTTTCATGGTCTGGCCAAGATTTATCCGCTGGATCGCGACCGGGCGGCCCCTGGTGAGGCATGTCTTGCGTCGGTTGTCGTGCCTGAATCGATTGCCATGTGTGTGGGGGATCGGCTGATTCTGCGCGATAGTCAGGCCCAGACTACCTTGGGTGGTGCACAGGTGTTAGACACCCATCCGCCAAGCCGTGGCAAACGCACGCCCGCACGGCTGGCCATGTTGGCCACGTTGCCTGGCCGGTCTCTGGAGCAGGCATTGGCTGATTTATTGTCTTATTCACCGCTGCCAATTACACGGGTTGCGTCTTCTTGGAATTGGCGCAGCAGCGATGTGGTGGCGCTTGCGCAGCGTTTGAATTTCCCGGTGGCGGGAGATGTGATTTTTCATCCGGTGCAGTGGGAGGCCTTTTGCGAAAAGGTCTTGCTCTCGATTGATGAGACCCATGTTCGTGAGCCCGAGATGCCCGGCATGGAATTAAATCGTTGCCGTCGGGTGGCAGCGCCACAGCTGGACGCCGATGCCTTTTCAGAATTGACTGCATCTTTGGTGGGGCAGGGCCTGATTGTGCAAAAGGGTGCATTTTTGGCCAGGCCCACCCATAAGGCTGAGTTGAGCGATGCTGAAAAAAATCTCTGGCGATCCATTGCCCCGCTTCTTGATGAATCTCCCTACAATCCGCCTCGGGTTAGGGATATTGCCAATCTGGTCAACATCCCGGAAACAGAGATTCGTGCGAATCTACGGCGTGTAGCGCGAATCGGGGAGGTCACGCTGATCGCCCTGGATCACTTCTTTCTGGCCCATCGGGTGGCAGAGATGGCCCAGATAGTTCAAGAAATTTTTGATCAAAAAGGGGTGATTCGGGCGGCAGACTTTCGGGATCGTATTGGTGGTGGCCGAAAGGTTGCCATACAGATTCTTGAATTTTTTGATCGAATTGGATACACGCGACGTGTTCGGGATGACCATCTGATTCGTCGATCTAACCCGTTTGTGTTGAATTAATGGAAGGGTGTCGCGGCCCGGTGGTCCGGTCAGACTTCAAATCTGATAGGGGTTGCCAGCAATCCCTGGTGGGTTCGACTCCCATACCCTTCCGCCAATTTTTTGAGGGTGATGAACATGGAACTAGCACAAATCCTTGCTGAACTGCCGGAAGATTATCTCTACGCAGCTGAACAAGATCTGTGGGTTCGGCCCGAGGGCGAGGAGGTCGTCGTTGGGGCCAACCGCTTCGTGGTCACCCACGGCCAGTTCATGTTGTTTTATCCCAGGCCCTGTGAAATTCCCGTCATGCGTGATCGCTCGCTTGGGGTGATGGAGACTGCCAAAACGGCAGTGGCCATTTCTTGTCCCTTGAGCTGCACGATTGTGGAAACGAACCAGGCGGTGCAAAACAATATCGAGGTGGTAACGCAAGACCCTTATGGCGCGGGCTGGCTCTACCGTCTGCGCCCAATCGCATGGGAAGAAGAGTCCCCGTTACTGATGGATGTGCACCGTTATCGTCAGTGGCTTACCGACAATGTCGGCAGCCGGCTTCGTGCCCCTGATCCCCAGAAATACGAGCTGCCAAGTATTGATCCGCAAAATATTAGTTACTAGGGTGCTCTGCGTGTTGCTGCTGCCATGTCATTCATCAACCATGAAGCATCATGGCGGTTAACCGTTTAGTGATTGTTATGTGGCAGGCCGACCCGGATGCGCCCGCAAAGGCGGCAGCACCACTGGTCTATGCCTTGTGTGCCCGTGCCATGGATATGGAAGTCGAGATTCATCTCACATCAAAGGCGGTCTGTTGGGCCTTTGATGGCGTTGCCGCCCGGGCCTATTCAGACCAGAACAATTCCCAAACGATTCTGGACTATATGCAGCGGGCTGCCGCAATGGGCGTAAAAATATATATGTGCGGCATGGCGCTTACCGAACATCATCGCGGCGAAGCGATCATTGCCGAGGTGACTGGGCAGACCGGCGCCACCGCCGTGATTGGTCAGTTGCAGCGAGATGACACTCGGGTACTCGTGTTCTAAAGATCGAACCGGTGGTTCAATTTCGCAGCATACCCGCCTTGGTTGCTACAGAAGCGTTACTCGAACCAATCCAGCACATTATCTAAGCCACCGAAACGAATCGCCTGCATGGCCT
The nucleotide sequence above comes from beta proteobacterium MWH-UniP1. Encoded proteins:
- the selB gene encoding selenocysteine-specific translation elongation factor: MIIGTAGHIDHGKTSLIARLTGKNTDRLPEEKRRGISIELGYAYWSDGQEQIGFVDVPGHEKFVHAMVSGASGIDYALLVIAADDGPMPQTREHLDILRLLGVDRGAVVLTKIDAVESSVAEIAVAAIAELLAGQPAEHWPLFPVSSLTGEGIDGLRAHLLNESRQYQERAKDGQFRLAVDRAFTLPGIGTVVTGTAHAGEVGVGDDVGIFTPGTANGAMRSARVRSLHAQDQPAEVGRAGQRLALNLVGLSLDQVPRGSWVNGVGLDNAATRCDVVMQISNAHDRVIGQGLQVHLHHGAFHGLAKIYPLDRDRAAPGEACLASVVVPESIAMCVGDRLILRDSQAQTTLGGAQVLDTHPPSRGKRTPARLAMLATLPGRSLEQALADLLSYSPLPITRVASSWNWRSSDVVALAQRLNFPVAGDVIFHPVQWEAFCEKVLLSIDETHVREPEMPGMELNRCRRVAAPQLDADAFSELTASLVGQGLIVQKGAFLARPTHKAELSDAEKNLWRSIAPLLDESPYNPPRVRDIANLVNIPETEIRANLRRVARIGEVTLIALDHFFLAHRVAEMAQIVQEIFDQKGVIRAADFRDRIGGGRKVAIQILEFFDRIGYTRRVRDDHLIRRSNPFVLN
- the selA gene encoding L-seryl-tRNA(Sec) selenium transferase; the encoded protein is MNTKVLPGPGESKTNQPGETLAGPRLQLPSVDRLLGDPGLADIIASIGRPLVKRAVQETLEHFRQAPNSQGPSQERFISEIHERSCQSVASRLSNVINLTGTVIHTNLGRALLAQEAIDAVAKSMRAYNALEFDLSTGERGDRDSVVEALICRLTGAEAATVVNNCAAAVLLSLVALGARKEVIISRGEQIEIGGAFRMPDIMRAANCRLVEVGTTNRTHLRDFEEAITEKSGLIVKAHRSNYAVTGFTSEVGDEALAKLAHDHGLFYMVDLGSGALVDMSRWGLPREPLPSDSLAKGADVVMFSGDKLLGGPQAGLIVGSKAAIAKIKKHPLKRALRVSKVVLSALEATLRVYDSEHALENRLPVLALLTRSRDDIRAAATRIAPALHKIAGEGFECSIMDCASQIGSGALPEERLPSAAVCLTPIAGRKGVGRLLQQTLAKFRALPTPVIGRIKDDCLIFDCRCLLPADEALLTSR
- a CDS encoding DsrE family protein — its product is MAVNRLVIVMWQADPDAPAKAAAPLVYALCARAMDMEVEIHLTSKAVCWAFDGVAARAYSDQNNSQTILDYMQRAAAMGVKIYMCGMALTEHHRGEAIIAEVTGQTGATAVIGQLQRDDTRVLVF
- the fdhE gene encoding formate dehydrogenase accessory protein FdhE yields the protein MPTPIITDGTMDRMVKAPRVLLPQGAGLFRDRANRFDAIATRDETGAYMRFLAHVCRGQCKSYDARPAQRVSERAISNSREHGMPPLSAHVFPRDAAWRDDLSDIANHVKAALAGTNSQAEKVMSDLITDVKSNPAELEAIADRLIAGMSLPEDGPKVPFVGAALQVYFTRMAATLSPEDVGACDVATVCPCCGMRPTISMVRIDPERQNYRYLVCSLCMTEWNLERVKCSSCEEEKGVGYLTIDTEGQKPADALVRAETCDECKTYLKIIVQEKDPNADALADDLNSLALDVLVDEKGYARTGPNLLFYPGHE